A single region of the Corallococcus macrosporus genome encodes:
- a CDS encoding helix-turn-helix domain-containing protein, with translation MTSLQQSRPVGELLRGWRQRRGLSQMDLALRAEVSTRHVSFLETGRSQPSREMLLHLAEELDVPLRDRNGLLVAAGFAPVFSERPLNDPALTATREAVELVLAGHEPYPALAVDRHWTLVTANRAVGVLLADLPPQMLQPPVNVLRLSLHPDGLAPRIENLRQWRDHVLTRLHRQVDASADATLAALLEELKGYPVPEATPDAKARDFAGVVVPLRVRTSLGRLSLFSTTTVFGTPVDITLAELAIESFFPADPETAEALRRAATERARQAT, from the coding sequence ATGACAAGCCTTCAGCAGAGCCGGCCCGTGGGAGAGCTGCTGCGCGGCTGGCGTCAGCGGCGCGGGCTGAGCCAGATGGACCTCGCGTTGCGCGCGGAGGTCTCCACCCGGCATGTGAGCTTCCTGGAGACCGGCCGCTCCCAGCCCAGCCGCGAGATGCTGCTCCACCTGGCGGAGGAACTGGACGTGCCCCTGCGCGACCGAAACGGCCTGTTGGTGGCGGCGGGCTTCGCCCCCGTCTTCTCCGAGCGCCCCCTGAATGACCCCGCGCTCACCGCCACGCGCGAGGCCGTGGAGCTGGTGCTCGCGGGCCATGAGCCATACCCCGCGCTCGCGGTGGACCGGCACTGGACGCTCGTCACCGCGAACCGCGCGGTGGGCGTGCTGCTGGCGGACCTGCCGCCCCAGATGCTCCAGCCGCCCGTCAACGTCCTGCGCCTGAGCCTGCACCCGGACGGGCTCGCGCCGCGCATCGAGAACCTGCGGCAGTGGCGCGACCACGTCCTCACGCGGCTGCACCGGCAGGTGGACGCCAGCGCGGACGCAACGCTCGCGGCGCTCCTGGAGGAGCTGAAAGGCTATCCGGTGCCGGAGGCCACTCCGGACGCGAAGGCGCGCGACTTCGCGGGCGTGGTGGTGCCCCTGCGCGTGCGCACGTCGCTGGGACGGCTGTCGCTCTTCAGCACCACCACCGTGTTCGGCACGCCCGTGGACATCACGCTCGCGGAGCTGGCCATCGAGTCGTTCTTCCCCGCGGATCCGGAGACGGCGGAGGCGCTGCGGCGGGCCGCGACGGAGCGGGCCCGCCAGGCCACCTGA
- a CDS encoding NADPH-dependent FMN reductase, which yields MIKVAIVVGSTRPGRKADKVAAWVHDIAKKRGDATYDIVDIQDFNLPLLDEPTPPSMRKYTQEHTKRWSATVESYDAYVFVTPEYNHGTSGALKNALDFVYAEWNNKAAGFVGYGSAGGVRAVEQLRLVAAELQMATVRAQVQLFLSTDFEHYTVFKPDPAKEKQVNTLLDQLVSWGTALRTVRVKP from the coding sequence ATGATCAAGGTGGCCATCGTCGTTGGAAGCACGCGGCCCGGACGCAAGGCGGACAAGGTCGCGGCCTGGGTCCACGACATCGCGAAGAAGCGCGGCGACGCCACGTACGACATCGTCGACATCCAGGACTTCAACCTGCCGCTGCTGGACGAGCCGACCCCGCCGTCCATGCGCAAGTACACCCAGGAGCACACGAAGCGCTGGAGCGCGACGGTGGAGAGCTACGACGCCTACGTCTTCGTCACGCCCGAGTACAACCACGGCACGTCCGGCGCGCTGAAGAACGCGCTCGATTTCGTCTACGCCGAGTGGAACAACAAGGCCGCCGGCTTCGTGGGCTACGGCAGCGCGGGCGGCGTGCGCGCGGTGGAGCAGCTGCGCCTCGTGGCCGCGGAGCTGCAGATGGCCACGGTGCGCGCGCAGGTGCAGCTATTCCTGTCCACCGACTTCGAGCACTACACCGTCTTCAAGCCCGACCCGGCGAAGGAGAAGCAGGTGAACACGCTGCTGGATCAGCTCGTGTCGTGGGGCACGGCGCTGCGCACGGTGCGCGTGAAGCCGTAG